A stretch of the Alnus glutinosa chromosome 6, dhAlnGlut1.1, whole genome shotgun sequence genome encodes the following:
- the LOC133870692 gene encoding cytochrome b561, DM13 and DOMON domain-containing protein At5g54830, with protein MPRKPVFLGFLLSLNFYFLLCYADPGRNCSKTTPLVDLRYEFAMAQHQLRGVLTILDDCSFRVSQFDMLPGSDVHWWGAIAPDFANLTAGFVVSDHALNETYKNASFVVHLRQNVTWDQIRVLALWDRPTASNFGYIVLAANKSSDSAPSPPVHAEPTMFENCKTLSENYRIRWTLNADSGSIDIGLEAATGIMNYMAFGWANPNSTSKLMIGADVAVAGFKEEGTPFVDDFHITEYSECMTNKDGSVQGVCPDTIYDDSDPVGQVNNTQLVYGHRRDGVSFIRYRRPLEPADKKYDLPVNSMANMMVIWAVGSIRPPDTIRPYYLPQNHGGPRLVAYGNLVLNVSENVDDCLGPLDAEDKEDQDLIIADANAPLVVMSGPALHYPNPPNPLKVLYINKKEAPVLRVERGVQVKFSIQAGHDVALYITSDPIGGNATLRNESEIVYSGGPQAEGVQASPMELVWQPDRNTPDQVYYQSLYEQKMGWRVEVVDGGLSDMYNNSVVLDDQQVTFFWTLSEDSISIAARGEKKSGYLAVGFGSGMVNSYAYVGWVDDSGVGRVNTYWIDGKDALTVHPTSENLTYVRCRSENGIITLEFTRPLKPPCSRDERPECKNIVDRTTPLKVVWAMGAKWTDRRLTERNMHSVTSSRPVRVLLMHGSAEAEEDLRPVLAVHGFMMFLAWGILFPGGILAARYLKHVKGDGWYKIHVYLQYSGLAIVLLALLFAVAELRGFYVSSVHVKFGIAAIILACVQPVNARLRPKKPANGEVTSKRLLWEYFHVIVGRSAIVVGIAALISGMRHLGDRYGGENIHGLNWALMVWFLIGALIVLYLEYHEKRRRRDRIFGRSNFVLGNHEEDDSLDLLSPTGTLAEKESQQSGRMEVQLEPLSR; from the coding sequence ATGCCTCGAAAACCCGTCTTCCTAGGGTTTCTTCTCAGCCTCAATTTCTATTTCCTTCTCTGCTATGCGGATCCGGGTCGGAATTGCTCCAAAACTACCCCGCTCGTCGACCTCCGGTACGAGTTCGCAATGGCCCAGCACCAGCTCCGAGGCGTCCTTACCATACTCGACGATTGCTCTTTCCGGGTCTCCCAGTTCGACATGCTGCCCGGCTCCGACGTCCATTGGTGGGGCGCGATAGCACCCGATTTCGCTAACCTCACCGCCGGGTTTGTCGTCTCCGACCATGCCCTCAACGAAACCTACAAGAACGCTAGCTTCGTCGTGCATTTGAGGCAGAACGTGACCTGGGACCAGATCCGAGTCCTCGCCTTGTGGGACCGCCCCACCGCGTCGAATTTCGGCTACATCGTGCTCGCAGCGAACAAATCGTCCGATTCGGCACCGTCGCCCCCGGTTCACGCCGAGCCGACCATGTTCGAGAACTGCAAGACATTGTCGGAGAACTATAGGATCCGGTGGACGTTGAATGCGGACTCGGGTTCGATCGATATCGGGTTGGAGGCGGCGACCGGGATCATGAACTACATGGCGTTCGGGTGGGCGAACCCGAATTCGACATCGAAGCTCATGATCGGAGCAGACGTGGCTGTGGCGGGGTTCAAGGAGGAGGGAACGCCGTTTGTGGACGACTTTCACATCACAGAGTACAGCGAGTGTATGACCAACAAGGACGGTTCGGTGCAAGGGGTTTGCCCCGATACGATATACGATGATTCGGACCCGGTTGGGCAGGTGAACAATACGCAATTGGTCTACGGGCACAGGCGCGACGGCGTGTCATTTATTAGGTATCGAAGGCCGTTGGAACCGGCAGATAAGAAGTACGATTTGCCAGTGAATTCGATGGCGAATATGATGGTAATTTGGGCGGTCGGATCCATACGGCCACCTGACACAATTAGGCCTTACTATCTCCCCCAAAATCATGGGGGGCCGAGGCTGGTCGCTTATGGGAATTTGGTGCTGAATGTTTCGGAGAATGTGGATGATTGTTTAGGACCATTGGATGCAGAGGATAAGGAAGATCAGGACCTTATAATCGCGGACGCGAATGCTCCGCTCGTGGTGATGTCCGGTCCGGCATTGCATTACCCGAACCCTCCAAACCCTTTGAAGGTTCTTTACATTAACAAGAAGGAGGCTCCGGTGCTGAGAGTCGAACGAGGGGTGCAGGTGAAGTTTTCGATACAAGCAGGGCATGATGTTGCTCTGTACATAACTTCTGATCCAATTGGCGGCAATGCCACATTGAGGAATGAGAGTGAGATTGTGTATTCAGGAGGGCCTCAAGCTGAAGGAGTTCAGGCCAGTCCAATGGAGTTGGTTTGGCAACCTGATAGGAATACCCCGGACCAAGTTTACTATCAGTCATTGTATGAGCAGAAAATGGGTTGGAGAGTGGAGGTGGTTGATGGGGGTCTATCAGATATGTATAACAACAGTGTTGTTTTGGATGATCAGCAAGTTACATTCTTTTGGACGTTGTCAGAGGATTCGATATCTATTGCAGCTCGTGGTGAGAAGAAAAGTGGTTATCTTGCTGTAGGATTTGGTAGTGGAATGGTGAATAGCTATGCTTATGTGGGTTGGGTTGACGATAGTGGTGTAGGGCGGGTAAACACATATTGGATTGATGGAAAGGATGCTTTGACTGTGCATCCGACAAGTGAGAATTTGACATATGTGAGGTGCAGGTCAGAAAATGGGATCATAACTTTGGAATTCACACGTCCCCTGAAGCCACCTTGTAGTCGTGATGAAAGGCCGGAGTGTAAGAACATTGTTGATCGCACAACTCCTCTTAAAGTTGTTTGGGCAATGGGTGCTAAATGGACGGATCGACGTTTAACTGAGAGGAATATGCATTCTGTTACAAGTAGCAGGCCTGTTCGGGTGCTGCTTATGCACGGTTCTGCAGAGGCGGAAGAGGATTTAAGACCGGTATTGGCTGTTCATGGGTTTATGATGTTTCTTGCTTGGGGTATTTTGTTTCCTGGTGGAATACTGGCAGCTAGATACTTGAAGCATGTTAAAGGTGATGGATGGTACAAGATTCATGTGTACTTGCAGTACTCAGGTTTGGCGATTGTCCTACTTGCCCTTCTTTTTGCTGTGGCTGAGCTGCGGGGTTTCTATGTCAGCTCAGTACATGTTAAGTTTGGAATTGCTGCAATTATTTTGGCTTGTGTACAGCCAGTGAATGCACGCCTAAGGCCCAAAAAACCAGCCAACGGGGAGGTTACCTCAAAAAGGCTTCTTTGGGAGTATTTCCATGTCATTGTGGGCAGATCTGCCATTGTCGTCGGTATTGCAGCACTTATCAGTGGAATGAGGCATTTAGGGGACAGATATGGTGGGGAAAATATTCACGGACTTAATTGGGCTTTAATGGTTTGGTTCTTGATTGGTGCATTGATAGTCTTGTATCTGGAATACCATGAAAAACGTCGAAGGAGGGACAGGATTTTTGGAAGAAGCAACTTTGTGCTGGGAAACCATGAGGAGGATGACTCTCTTGATCTTTTAAGCCCAACCGGTACTCTTGCAGAAAAGGAGTCGCAACAGTCTGGAAGAATGGAAGTTCAGTTAGAACCTTTAAGTAGATAG